The genomic window CCACTGCTGCCAGTGCAGCGGCACGTCGATCGGCGGGCCGCCCAGCAGCACCAGCTCGCCGCGTGCGAGGGCCTCGTGCGACTGGAACCGCGGCAGCAGCGCCCACCCGAGGCCGAGCCGCACCGACGTCGCGAAGTCGCTCGACGCGGGGACGTAGTGCCGGGGCGGCCGCGAGGGATCGACCCCCTGCGAGGCCAGCCATTCGTTCTGCAGGTCGTCCCTGCGGTCGAAGTCCACGAGCGGCGCCGTCTCGAGCGCGGTCGGGAGGTCGCCGTCGAGCGATCGCTCGACGAAGCCCGGAGTCGCGACGGCCTCGTACCTCATCGCTCCCAGGCCGCTGACGCGGCATCCCGCCACCGGCGTCGCGCGCGAGGTGACCGCGCCCATCACGGTGCCCGCCTCGAGCAGTCCGGCGGTGAAGTCCTGATCGTCGCGGTGGAGCTCGAAGACGACCGGATGCCGCTGCGACAGCCGTGCGAGGGGCTGAAGGAACCACGTGGCGAGCGAGTCGGCGTTCACCGCGAGCGGCACCGACGTGCGGGTCCGGTCGTCGGGATCGGCTCCCAGCTCGGCGAGCGTGTCGTGCTCGAGCAGGGCGGCCTGGCGTGCGAGCCGGATCACCGCCGCGCCGGCCTCCGTCGCCCGGACCGGCTTGGACCGCACGAGCACGACCCGCCCGAGCTGCTCCTCGAGCGCCTTGATGCGCTGGCTGACCGCGGACGGAGTGATGTGCAGACGGCGGGCTGCGGCATCCAGCGTGCCTTCGTCCACGACGACGGCCACGGTCTCGGCGAGTTCGAACGGAATGCGCATCAACAGTCAGGCTAATGCACCTGAAGAATGATGAGCTGGACTGAATCAGATGTCGCGCCTACCGTCGAAGGGTGCTCCCCACTCTCCTCGCCGGTCTCGGCCTCGGCTTCTCGCTGATCATCGCGATCGGCGCGCAGAACCTGTTCGTGCTGCGCCAGGGCTTGCGCAGGGAGCACGTCTTCGTGGTCGCGGCGATCTGCGCGGCATCCGATGCGGTCCTCATCGCCCTCGGCGTCTCGGGCATCGGATTCGTGCTGCAGGCCGTGCCGTGGCTCGTCGACGTCGTCCGCTGGGCCGGCGCCGCCTTCCTCGTCGTGTACGGGCTCCTCGCGGCGCGGCGCGCGTGGCGCCCGTCCGACCAGGCGCTCACGGTGACGGATGCCGCGTCCCCCGGCTCCGCCGGCGCCACGACGCCGGGGGCCGCCACCACGACCCGCACGCGCCTTCTGCCGGTGGTGCTGGCCTGCCTCGCGCTGACGTGGCTGAACCCTCACGTGTACCTCGACACGGTCTTCCTGCTGGGAACGGTCGCCAGCACCCACGGAGACCAGCGCTGGATCTTCGCCGCAGGCGCGATGGCGGCCAGCGTCATCTGGTTCTTCGGCCTGGCGTTCGGCGCGCGCTACCTCGGCCGGTGGCTCTCCACGCCCCGCGCCTGGCGGATCCTCGACGCCGTGATCGCCGTCGTGATGATCGGCCTCGGGGTCAGCCTGGTGCTCCCCCACTGACGTTCAGCCCTCGATCTGCACCCTGCGGGCGTTCACGAGCGCGCGCACGACGTCGTCCGGCAGCGGCTGATCGGGCTGGAAGCGGATGGTGCCCTTGTCGAGCCCGATCCCGGGGTGGTCCGCCAGTGCGTCTGCGACCGCCGACACAGCGGCCGGGCTGAAGGGGTACACGCCGATGTGCTTCTTGGCGCGCATCACCGAGATCAGCGGCTTCCCGCGGTACACGAGCGCCGGCATCCCGTAGCCCAGTCCCTGCTCGGCGTCGGGAACCTCCTGGCGCGCGATCGCGTAGAGGTGCGCGATCGGCTCGCGGTCGGCCGGGTCGAGGTCTGCGAGGAGGTCGTCGACGGTTCCCATGCAGGCATCCTGTCACCCTCCCCTCGCGATCGGCACCCCGGCCACGGCACGATGGAGGCATGAGACGGGTCCACGTGGTCGTGCGCGGCGACGTGCAGGGCGTCGGCTACCGATACACGATGCGAATGGTCGCCCGTGAGGCGGGCGTGACCGGCTGGGTGCGCAACCGCCGCGACGGCACCGTCGAAGCCGAGGTCGAGGGCGACGACGGGCAGGTCGACGAGGTGCTCGCTTGGATGGCCGAGGGTCCGCCCGGTTCGCGGGTCGCCGAGGCGACGGTGACGGATGCCCCGCCCGCCGGCGACCGGTCCTTCGAGGTGCGCCCGACCGGGTAGGCGGCCTACTACTCCTCGAAAGGGCGGAGGATCCGATCGATGAAGCGACGGGTGCGCTCGTGCGTCGGTGCCGTGAACAGGTCCTTCGGAGCACCCCGCTCGAGGATGACGCCGTCGTCGAAGAACAGGACCTCGTCGGCGACCTGCCGGGCGAACGCGAGCTCGTGCGTCACGATGACCATCGTCCAGCCCTCCTCCGCCAGCTCCTTGAGCACGAGCAGCACCTCGCCCACCAGCTCGGAGTCCAGTGCGCTCGTCGGCTCGTCGAACAGCAGCAGCGACGGCTGGAGCGCGAGGGCGCGCACGATCCCGACGCGCTGCTGCTGACCGCCAGACAGCTCGAACGGCAGAGCGTCGCGCTTCTCGGTCAGCCCGACGCGATCGAGCAGCGCCTCCGCCCGGGCGATCGCCTCGGCCTTCGGAACCTTGTGCGCGTGCACCGGACCCTCGATGACGTTCTGGAGCACCGTCCGATGCGGGAACAGGTTGTGGTGCTGGAACACCATCGCCGAGCGGTCACGGAGGGCGATGCGGCCCGCCTTCGAGACCGGCTTCGCGAAGTCGATCTCCGGTCCGCCCTCGAACGCGAGGATCCCTGCCTCCGGGATCTCCAGGCCGTT from Microbacterium sulfonylureivorans includes these protein-coding regions:
- a CDS encoding acylphosphatase — translated: MRRVHVVVRGDVQGVGYRYTMRMVAREAGVTGWVRNRRDGTVEAEVEGDDGQVDEVLAWMAEGPPGSRVAEATVTDAPPAGDRSFEVRPTG
- a CDS encoding LysR family transcriptional regulator ArgP, whose product is MRIPFELAETVAVVVDEGTLDAAARRLHITPSAVSQRIKALEEQLGRVVLVRSKPVRATEAGAAVIRLARQAALLEHDTLAELGADPDDRTRTSVPLAVNADSLATWFLQPLARLSQRHPVVFELHRDDQDFTAGLLEAGTVMGAVTSRATPVAGCRVSGLGAMRYEAVATPGFVERSLDGDLPTALETAPLVDFDRRDDLQNEWLASQGVDPSRPPRHYVPASSDFATSVRLGLGWALLPRFQSHEALARGELVLLGGPPIDVPLHWQQWNLRSPLLDAIADEIVAEGRRVLTPSPAS
- a CDS encoding iron chaperone — translated: MGTVDDLLADLDPADREPIAHLYAIARQEVPDAEQGLGYGMPALVYRGKPLISVMRAKKHIGVYPFSPAAVSAVADALADHPGIGLDKGTIRFQPDQPLPDDVVRALVNARRVQIEG
- a CDS encoding amino acid ABC transporter ATP-binding protein gives rise to the protein MSPTDAPGDDALAPPTPGDDRPLLRVSGLTKSFGANTVLHGVDFDVRRGEVVALIGPSGSGKTTVLRSLNGLEIPEAGILAFEGGPEIDFAKPVSKAGRIALRDRSAMVFQHHNLFPHRTVLQNVIEGPVHAHKVPKAEAIARAEALLDRVGLTEKRDALPFELSGGQQQRVGIVRALALQPSLLLFDEPTSALDSELVGEVLLVLKELAEEGWTMVIVTHELAFARQVADEVLFFDDGVILERGAPKDLFTAPTHERTRRFIDRILRPFEE
- a CDS encoding LysE/ArgO family amino acid transporter yields the protein MLPTLLAGLGLGFSLIIAIGAQNLFVLRQGLRREHVFVVAAICAASDAVLIALGVSGIGFVLQAVPWLVDVVRWAGAAFLVVYGLLAARRAWRPSDQALTVTDAASPGSAGATTPGAATTTRTRLLPVVLACLALTWLNPHVYLDTVFLLGTVASTHGDQRWIFAAGAMAASVIWFFGLAFGARYLGRWLSTPRAWRILDAVIAVVMIGLGVSLVLPH